In a genomic window of Nostoc sp. UHCC 0870:
- the rfbA gene encoding glucose-1-phosphate thymidylyltransferase RfbA, protein MKGIILAGGSGTRLYPLTQVVSKQLMPVYDKPMIYYPLSVLMLAGIREILIISTPTDLPLFRRLLKNGSQWGLEFSYVEQPQPEGLAQAFILGKDFIKNDSVCLILGDNIFYGHGLTEVLNRAARLQDGGLIFGYKVTEPKNYGVIEFDLYGKAISIEEKPKHPKSKYAVPGIYFYDSQVTEIAASLKPSVRNELEITDVNLAYLRQGNLKVEILGRGYAWLDTGTHESLHQASNFIQTLEQRQGFKIACLEEIAYSQGYIDARQLSQLAESMGKSSYGIYLRQIIEDNLITSRENRELTSSISALNGLLVP, encoded by the coding sequence ATGAAGGGTATTATTCTGGCGGGTGGTTCTGGTACACGTCTTTATCCCTTAACTCAAGTTGTTAGTAAACAGCTTATGCCAGTTTACGACAAACCAATGATCTACTACCCATTATCTGTATTAATGCTGGCAGGGATTAGGGAAATTCTGATTATTTCAACTCCGACAGATTTACCTCTTTTTCGCCGTTTACTTAAGAATGGTAGCCAATGGGGACTTGAATTTAGTTATGTGGAACAGCCTCAACCAGAAGGTTTAGCTCAGGCTTTTATTCTAGGCAAAGACTTTATTAAAAATGACTCAGTATGCTTGATCTTAGGAGACAACATATTTTATGGACATGGTTTAACTGAAGTTCTCAATCGTGCGGCTAGACTCCAGGATGGAGGTTTAATTTTCGGCTATAAAGTAACAGAACCGAAAAACTACGGTGTAATTGAATTTGATCTCTATGGTAAAGCAATCAGTATTGAGGAAAAACCGAAACATCCTAAATCAAAATATGCTGTCCCTGGTATTTATTTTTATGATTCTCAAGTTACCGAAATTGCAGCTAGTCTCAAGCCTTCGGTGCGGAATGAACTAGAAATTACGGATGTGAATTTAGCTTATCTTCGTCAAGGTAACTTAAAAGTAGAAATATTAGGGCGTGGATATGCTTGGTTAGACACTGGGACACACGAATCATTACATCAAGCCTCTAACTTTATCCAAACATTAGAACAAAGGCAAGGCTTTAAAATAGCTTGCTTGGAAGAGATTGCATATAGTCAAGGATATATTGATGCCCGTCAGCTTTCTCAGTTAGCTGAATCAATGGGTAAAAGTAGTTATGGTATTTATCTGCGACAGATAATTGAAGATAATCTGATTACCTCTAGAGAAAATAGAGAATTAACAAGTAGCATCAGTGCCTTAAATGGCCTTTTAGTCCCATAA
- the rfbC gene encoding dTDP-4-dehydrorhamnose 3,5-epimerase — MNVLQTDIPDVLLIEPPIFGDERGFFYESYNEKVFLDKVGISSHFVQDNHSRSVKNVLRGLHYQIHQPQGKLVRVVVGSVFDVAVDLRKTSATFGQWVGVYLSAENKNQLWIPPGFAHGFLVLSESAEFLYKTTEYYAPQYDRTIIWNDPDLAIAWPIQEEPVVSAKDKVGKLLLEAEVYS, encoded by the coding sequence ATGAATGTATTACAGACAGATATTCCTGATGTACTGTTAATTGAGCCGCCAATTTTTGGGGATGAACGCGGTTTTTTTTATGAGAGTTATAACGAAAAAGTTTTTTTGGATAAGGTAGGAATATCATCTCATTTTGTCCAAGATAATCATTCCCGCTCTGTGAAAAATGTTTTACGTGGGTTACATTATCAGATTCATCAGCCGCAGGGAAAACTAGTCAGAGTTGTAGTAGGTTCAGTGTTTGATGTAGCTGTTGATTTAAGAAAAACTTCTGCAACTTTCGGTCAATGGGTAGGTGTGTATCTTTCTGCTGAAAATAAAAATCAACTGTGGATACCGCCAGGTTTTGCTCATGGTTTTTTAGTGTTGTCAGAATCGGCAGAATTCTTATACAAAACTACCGAATACTATGCACCGCAGTATGATCGTACTATTATTTGGAATGATCCTGATTTAGCGATCGCCTGGCCTATCCAAGAAGAACCTGTTGTCTCTGCTAAAGATAAAGTGGGTAAATTATTGCTAGAAGCAGAGGTTTATTCGTGA
- the rfbD gene encoding dTDP-4-dehydrorhamnose reductase: protein MKILLTGVTGQVGWELQRTLMTLGEVIPVGREQMNLAQPDTIRQTIREIKPNLIVNAAAYTAVDQAELEPDLAMAINGIAPGVMAEEAKHLGAAIVHYSTDYVFDGTKSTGYTENDPANPQNIYGKTKLAAEEAIASVGVDHLILRTSWVYGLRGKNFLLTMQRLAKEREEIRVVDDQIGAPTWSRLIAEVTAQILLPSLQNTADFFARKGGLYHLTSNGKTSWYGFAQEIFTYDLQQNERKLQRLIPITSEEYPSAATRPAYSLLDNIKLSHTFKIVIPDWQKILDLVLASS, encoded by the coding sequence GTGAAAATCCTCTTAACAGGCGTGACTGGACAGGTTGGTTGGGAACTACAGCGCACCTTGATGACTTTAGGAGAAGTGATTCCTGTAGGACGTGAACAGATGAATCTAGCCCAACCAGATACAATTCGTCAGACAATTAGGGAAATCAAACCCAACTTGATTGTGAATGCTGCTGCTTATACCGCAGTAGATCAAGCAGAGTTAGAACCAGATTTAGCAATGGCTATTAATGGGATTGCGCCTGGTGTAATGGCGGAAGAAGCCAAGCATCTAGGTGCAGCGATCGTTCATTACTCCACTGATTACGTATTCGATGGTACAAAAAGTACAGGATATACTGAGAATGATCCAGCCAATCCTCAAAATATCTATGGCAAAACCAAATTAGCAGCTGAAGAAGCGATCGCATCTGTCGGTGTAGATCATTTAATTCTCCGCACTAGCTGGGTGTATGGGTTGCGAGGTAAAAACTTTTTACTAACAATGCAGAGACTAGCAAAGGAAAGAGAAGAAATTAGAGTAGTTGATGACCAAATTGGCGCACCAACTTGGAGTCGCCTAATTGCTGAAGTCACAGCCCAAATTTTATTGCCATCTCTCCAAAATACAGCCGATTTTTTTGCCCGTAAAGGTGGCTTATATCACTTAACATCTAATGGTAAAACTAGCTGGTATGGCTTTGCTCAAGAAATTTTTACATATGATTTGCAGCAGAATGAACGCAAATTGCAGAGATTAATTCCCATTACCTCAGAAGAATATCCCAGTGCCGCTACTAGACCAGCATATTCTCTATTAGACAACATAAAACTGTCCCATACTTTTAAAATAGTCATCCCAGATTGGCAAAAGATTTTAGATTTAGTTCTTGCTTCTAGTTAG
- a CDS encoding type II toxin-antitoxin system TacA family antitoxin produces MSHSPESRTERIDIRTSPNVKKLLQQAAAASHKNVSEFLLEHGLTAAQDALTNRKVFALDDEQWQAFQNALDSPTTDKPRLRRLLTEPSVFE; encoded by the coding sequence ATGAGTCACTCGCCGGAGTCTAGAACCGAAAGGATTGACATCCGTACAAGTCCTAATGTCAAAAAACTATTGCAGCAAGCTGCGGCTGCAAGTCATAAAAATGTCAGTGAGTTTTTGTTAGAACACGGTTTAACTGCTGCTCAAGATGCTTTGACAAATCGTAAAGTATTTGCACTAGATGATGAGCAATGGCAAGCATTTCAAAATGCCCTAGATTCTCCAACAACAGACAAACCCCGTTTGCGTCGTCTATTAACTGAGCCAAGTGTATTTGAGTAA
- a CDS encoding GNAT family N-acetyltransferase, which translates to MSLDSLYIEKLSASQNIQDFDCGKPALNHFLINYALQNQQSDSSKTYVACVDNHVIGYYTLTVASVIHQDAPPRIIKGLPKYPIPVALLARLAVSKDFQGKRIGSGLLKDCLKRVNAAADILGIRALLVHAKDNQARAWYENFDFEPSPTDPLHLFLMLKDIRKMLASLHS; encoded by the coding sequence ATGTCTCTTGATAGTCTATATATAGAAAAATTATCAGCTTCCCAGAATATTCAAGACTTTGATTGTGGGAAACCTGCTTTAAATCATTTTTTAATTAATTACGCTTTACAAAATCAACAGTCTGATAGTTCAAAAACTTATGTAGCCTGTGTAGATAATCATGTAATTGGTTACTACACTCTCACTGTAGCCTCTGTTATTCATCAAGATGCGCCACCTCGCATCATTAAAGGATTACCAAAATATCCTATACCTGTTGCTCTGTTAGCTCGTTTAGCAGTCAGTAAAGATTTTCAAGGTAAGAGAATAGGCAGTGGTTTATTAAAGGACTGTCTCAAGCGTGTCAATGCAGCAGCAGATATTTTAGGTATTCGTGCTTTGCTAGTTCATGCTAAAGATAACCAAGCACGAGCATGGTATGAAAATTTTGATTTTGAACCTAGTCCTACTGACCCTTTACATTTATTTTTAATGTTAAAGGATATACGAAAAATGTTAGCAAGTTTGCATTCATAG
- a CDS encoding thermonuclease family protein encodes MTKLNKKLLILLSSGFIILGLMGCDRLFGASGELVERVSDGDTLAVKDAKGNKFTVRFACMDAPEIAHSRKEQASRRVSDRNQFSWGAKAQARLEQLVKQSGDRVTLNITDSDRYGRKVAEVRLRDGTFVQQVLIQEGLAKVYRPYLNKCPSKELVQQAEAKAQQQKIGIWGDPKFVNPWKYRSLNKKK; translated from the coding sequence ATGACTAAATTAAACAAAAAGTTACTGATTTTGTTGAGTTCAGGATTCATCATTTTAGGTTTGATGGGCTGCGATCGCTTGTTTGGTGCTTCTGGTGAATTGGTTGAACGTGTGAGCGATGGTGATACCTTAGCAGTTAAGGATGCCAAGGGGAATAAATTCACGGTGCGCTTTGCTTGTATGGATGCGCCGGAAATAGCCCATTCCCGGAAAGAGCAGGCTAGTAGAAGAGTTAGCGATCGCAATCAATTTAGTTGGGGTGCGAAAGCACAAGCAAGATTAGAGCAATTGGTCAAACAAAGCGGCGATCGCGTTACCTTGAATATTACAGATAGCGATCGTTATGGACGCAAAGTAGCTGAGGTGCGATTAAGAGATGGTACTTTTGTCCAACAAGTGTTAATCCAGGAAGGATTAGCTAAGGTTTATCGTCCTTATTTAAATAAATGTCCTAGTAAAGAATTAGTGCAACAAGCTGAAGCCAAAGCACAGCAGCAGAAGATTGGTATTTGGGGCGATCCTAAATTTGTTAATCCTTGGAAGTATCGGAGTTTGAATAAGAAAAAATAG
- a CDS encoding ArsR/SmtB family transcription factor, with the protein MPKSKLSPGDSDIFAAVADYFKMLSEGSRLQILTCLKSGPMNVMELTEATGLGQANLSKHLKVLTQAGIVSRQPKGTSAFYEIADPMIFELCELACDRISERIIQQTESLKALQNIKTIF; encoded by the coding sequence ATGCCGAAAAGTAAGCTATCTCCGGGTGATTCAGATATATTTGCGGCGGTTGCTGACTATTTCAAGATGCTATCTGAAGGGAGTCGGTTGCAAATTTTGACTTGTCTGAAGTCAGGGCCGATGAATGTGATGGAACTAACAGAGGCTACAGGTTTAGGACAAGCGAATCTGTCCAAGCACCTCAAAGTGTTAACTCAAGCGGGGATTGTCTCTCGTCAACCAAAAGGTACTAGTGCTTTTTATGAGATTGCTGATCCCATGATTTTTGAGCTTTGTGAATTAGCGTGCGATCGCATTAGTGAACGAATCATACAACAAACCGAAAGTCTCAAAGCTTTGCAGAACATAAAAACAATTTTTTAA
- the psbA gene encoding photosystem II q(b) protein codes for MTTLVKERISSNLWDIFCNWITSTNNRMYIGWFGVILIPTALTATIVFILAFIAAPPVDLDGIREPVSGSLLYGNNIISATVVPTSAAIGLHLYPIWEAASLDEWLYNGGPYQMIVLHFLTAIYAYMGRQWELSYRLGMRPWIPVAFSAPVAAATAVLLIYPIGQGSFSDGMMLGISGTFNFMIVFSPEHNILMHPFHMLGVVGVFGGALFSAMHGSLVTSTLVRETSEVESANIGYKFGQEEETYNIVAAHGYFGRLIFQYASFNNSRSLHFLLAAWPVVGIWFASLGISTMAFNLNGFNFNNSILDRQGRTIDTWADSLNRANLGIEVMHERNAHNFPLDLASGEAQPIALAAPSIAI; via the coding sequence ATGACAACACTAGTAAAAGAGCGTATTAGCTCTAATTTATGGGATATATTTTGTAACTGGATCACCAGTACAAACAATCGGATGTATATTGGCTGGTTTGGCGTAATCCTGATTCCTACTGCTTTAACTGCAACGATTGTCTTTATTCTGGCGTTTATTGCTGCGCCTCCTGTGGATTTAGACGGTATCCGCGAGCCTGTTTCTGGTTCATTGCTCTACGGGAATAATATTATATCTGCTACCGTTGTTCCCACCTCTGCGGCAATTGGTTTGCACTTGTACCCGATATGGGAAGCAGCTTCTTTGGATGAATGGCTGTACAACGGTGGCCCTTACCAAATGATTGTTTTGCACTTCCTGACTGCCATCTATGCTTATATGGGTCGTCAGTGGGAATTAAGCTACCGTTTAGGAATGCGTCCTTGGATTCCTGTCGCTTTTTCCGCTCCTGTTGCGGCTGCAACTGCGGTTTTGTTGATTTATCCCATTGGACAAGGTAGTTTTTCTGATGGCATGATGTTGGGTATTTCCGGTACATTCAACTTCATGATTGTGTTTTCACCAGAACACAATATCCTCATGCACCCGTTTCATATGCTAGGTGTGGTTGGAGTTTTTGGTGGGGCTTTGTTCTCTGCAATGCACGGTTCTTTGGTAACTTCTACGCTAGTTCGGGAAACCTCGGAAGTAGAATCAGCTAATATTGGTTACAAGTTTGGACAAGAAGAAGAAACTTACAATATCGTTGCGGCGCACGGTTACTTTGGTCGGTTAATCTTCCAATACGCCAGTTTTAATAACTCACGTTCTTTGCACTTCCTCCTGGCTGCTTGGCCTGTAGTTGGTATTTGGTTTGCTTCTTTAGGTATCAGCACTATGGCGTTTAACTTGAATGGATTCAACTTCAATAACTCGATTTTGGATCGCCAAGGACGCACAATTGATACCTGGGCAGATTCGCTAAATAGAGCGAACTTAGGGATTGAAGTTATGCACGAGCGCAATGCTCATAACTTCCCTCTAGATTTAGCATCTGGTGAAGCTCAACCAATTGCTCTTGCTGCGCCTTCAATCGCTATCTAG
- a CDS encoding NAD(P)/FAD-dependent oxidoreductase codes for MQLSKSNFSERVDHVYDAMIVGGGAGGLSAGIYLQRYRLSSLIIDKGKARSFWMQELHNYLGLPPDTPGRVLLQQGKKHYDSLDGDFLNAYVEEVVDEGDTFAVRVKVGRQNSIYSVLHSKYLIAASGIIDNLPPLENMQNVFEYAGYNLHVCMVCDGYEMADKQCGFFAGSEASIEEMVFNLSWFTPYITIFTHGLFTVSAELRSKLQQYGYRLVETPVKQFLGKNHHMTGVELVDGAVVELETGLISMGSHYHNTYLEGFDLERKGGYLVTDQMGRTSHPRIFAIGDLKVGLNQVVIAAGDGALAATQIWREIRRAVGARPWLSNLPSVLPQR; via the coding sequence ATGCAGTTATCAAAAAGTAATTTTTCGGAACGTGTTGATCATGTTTATGATGCGATGATCGTTGGTGGTGGTGCTGGGGGTCTTTCTGCTGGTATTTATTTGCAAAGATACCGTCTTTCTAGTCTGATTATTGATAAGGGTAAGGCTCGTTCTTTCTGGATGCAGGAGTTACATAATTATCTGGGTTTACCTCCAGATACTCCTGGCCGTGTGTTGCTGCAACAGGGTAAGAAGCATTATGACTCTTTGGATGGGGATTTTTTAAATGCTTATGTTGAGGAGGTGGTGGATGAGGGTGATACTTTTGCTGTGCGGGTGAAAGTTGGTCGTCAAAATAGTATTTATTCTGTGTTGCATTCTAAGTATTTGATTGCGGCTAGTGGGATTATTGACAATCTCCCACCTTTGGAAAATATGCAGAATGTGTTTGAATACGCTGGCTATAATTTGCACGTTTGTATGGTCTGCGATGGCTATGAGATGGCTGATAAGCAATGCGGGTTTTTTGCGGGGAGTGAGGCCAGTATTGAGGAAATGGTGTTTAATTTGAGTTGGTTTACGCCTTACATTACTATCTTTACTCATGGATTATTTACTGTGAGTGCAGAATTGCGCTCTAAGTTACAGCAGTATGGTTATCGCTTAGTGGAAACACCAGTTAAGCAATTTTTGGGTAAAAATCATCATATGACAGGTGTGGAATTGGTTGATGGTGCGGTGGTTGAGTTGGAAACGGGTTTAATTTCAATGGGTTCGCACTATCACAATACCTATCTGGAGGGATTTGATTTAGAGCGAAAAGGGGGATATTTGGTGACAGATCAAATGGGTCGGACTTCTCACCCGCGTATTTTTGCGATCGGAGATTTGAAGGTAGGTTTGAATCAAGTGGTGATTGCTGCGGGTGATGGTGCATTGGCTGCAACGCAGATTTGGCGGGAAATTCGCCGTGCTGTCGGTGCTAGACCTTGGCTGTCAAATCTGCCATCAGTTCTGCCACAGAGATGA
- a CDS encoding rhodanese-like domain-containing protein, which yields MTSTPIVSHSVTNISPQEFVELSDPLLLIDVRSGIEYATGHAPTALNLSLPRIILGRIPMFRSWVLPEWFRELSSDQAIAIICLTAHRSPIAASQLVKVGWKKVYNITGGMVEWQRLNLEVCK from the coding sequence GTGACTTCTACACCTATTGTCAGCCACTCTGTAACTAACATTTCACCGCAGGAATTTGTCGAACTAAGCGACCCACTGCTACTGATTGATGTGCGTAGTGGTATTGAGTATGCCACTGGTCATGCACCTACTGCGCTCAACCTCAGTTTACCGCGAATTATACTTGGGAGGATACCCATGTTTCGTTCCTGGGTGTTACCGGAGTGGTTTCGGGAATTATCTTCAGATCAAGCGATCGCAATAATTTGTTTAACAGCCCATCGCAGCCCTATTGCTGCATCTCAACTGGTGAAAGTAGGCTGGAAAAAAGTATACAACATTACTGGCGGTATGGTGGAGTGGCAGCGATTAAACCTCGAAGTTTGTAAATAA